The following proteins are encoded in a genomic region of Nomascus leucogenys isolate Asia chromosome 17, Asia_NLE_v1, whole genome shotgun sequence:
- the ZNF655 gene encoding zinc finger protein 655 isoform X1 yields the protein MEEIPAQEAAGSPTVQFQSLETQSECLSPEPQFVQDTDMEQGLAGGFPISKPDGISQLEQDLQVFDLETKTREVLRDDCSDGETREENKLLIPKQKISEEVHSYKVRVGRLKHDITQVPETREVYKSEDRLERLQEILRKFLYLEREFRQITISKETFTSEKNNECNEPEKSFSLDSTIDADQRVLRIQNTDDNDKYDMSFNQNSASGKHEHLNLTEDFQSSECKESLMDLSHLNKWESIPNTEKSYKCDVCGKIFHQSSALTRHQRIHTREKPYKCKECEKSFSQSSSLSRHKRIHTREKPYKCEASDKSCEASDKSCSPSSGIIQHKKIHTRAKSYKCSSCERVFSRSVHLTQHQKIHKEMPCKCTICGSDFCHTSYLLEHQRVHHEEKAYEYDEYGLAYIKQQGIHFREKPYTCNECGKDFRLNSHLIQHQRIHTGEKAHECNECGKAFSQTSCLVQHHRMHRKEKSYECNEYEGSFSHSSDLILQQEVLTRQKAFDCDVWEKNSSQRAHLVQHQSIHTKENS from the exons GATTTCCAATTTCCAAGCCTGATGGGATCTCCCAGCTGGAACAGGATCTACAGGTCTTTGATCTGGAAACTAAGACTAGAGAAGTCTTAAGAGATGACTGCTCAG ATGGAGAGACCAGAGAAGAGAACAAGCTGTTGATTCCTAAGCAGAAAATTTCGGAAGAAGTACATTCATACAAAGTGAGAGTAGGAAGACTCAAACACGATATTACCCAAGTTCCTGAGACTAGAGAAGTGTATAAGTCTGAGGACAGATTAGAAAGGCTTCAGGAAATTCTAAGGAAATTTCTGTACCTGGAGAGAGAGTTTAGGCAAATAACAATCAGCAAGGAAACCTTCACCAGTGAGAAGAACAATGAATGTAATGAACCCGAAAAAAGCTTCAGTCTGGACTCTACTATTGATGCAGATCAGAGAGTTCTTAGAATACAGAATACTGATGACAATGATAAGTATGACATGAGCTTCAACCAGAATTCAGCCTCTGGTAAACATGAACACTTAAATCTAACAGAGGATTTTCAGAGTAGTGAATGTAAGGAAAGCTTAATGGATCTCTCCCACCTTAATAAATGGGAGAGCATCCCTAACACTGAGAAATCCTATAAATGTGATGTATGTGGGAAAATTTTCCATCAGAGCTCAGCCCTTACTAGACATCAAAGAATCCATACTAGAGAGAAGccctacaaatgtaaagaatgtgaaAAGTCTTTCAGTCAGAGCTCAAGTCTTAGTCGACATAAAAGAATACACACTAGAgaaaaaccttacaaatgtgaagcATCTGATAAATCCTGTGAAGCATCTGATAAATCCTGTAGTCCAAGCTCAGGCATAATTCAGCACAAGAAAATTCACACCAGAGCCAAATCTTACAAATGTAGCAGTTGTGAAAGAGTCTTCAGTCGTAGTGTCCACCTTACTCAACATCAGAAAATTCACAAAGAGATGCCCTGTAAGTGTACTATATGTGGCAGTGACTTCTGCCATACTTCATACCTACTTGAACATCAGAGGGTCCATCATGAAGAGAAAGCCTATGAGTATGATGAATATGGGTTGGCCTATATTAAACAACAAGGAATTCATTTCAGAGAAAAGCCCTATACgtgtaatgaatgtggaaaagACTTCAGATTGAATTCACATCTTATTCAGCATCAAAGAATTCACACAGGAGAGAAAGCAcatgaatgtaatgaatgtggaaaagctttcagtcaAACCTCATGCCTTGTTCAGCATCACAGAATGCATAGAAAAGAGAAATCATATGAATGTAATGAGTATGAGGGCAGTTTCAGTCATAGCTCAGATCTTATCCTGCAACAAGAAGTCCTCACCAGACAGAAAGCCTTTGATTGTGATGTATGGGAAAAGAACTCCAGTCAGAGAGCACATCTGGTTCAACATCAGAGCATTCATACCAAAGAGAACTCATGA
- the ZNF655 gene encoding zinc finger protein 655 isoform X2, translated as MEEIPAQEAAGSPTVQFQSLETQSECLSPEPQFVQDTDMEQGLAGDGETREENKLLIPKQKISEEVHSYKVRVGRLKHDITQVPETREVYKSEDRLERLQEILRKFLYLEREFRQITISKETFTSEKNNECNEPEKSFSLDSTIDADQRVLRIQNTDDNDKYDMSFNQNSASGKHEHLNLTEDFQSSECKESLMDLSHLNKWESIPNTEKSYKCDVCGKIFHQSSALTRHQRIHTREKPYKCKECEKSFSQSSSLSRHKRIHTREKPYKCEASDKSCEASDKSCSPSSGIIQHKKIHTRAKSYKCSSCERVFSRSVHLTQHQKIHKEMPCKCTICGSDFCHTSYLLEHQRVHHEEKAYEYDEYGLAYIKQQGIHFREKPYTCNECGKDFRLNSHLIQHQRIHTGEKAHECNECGKAFSQTSCLVQHHRMHRKEKSYECNEYEGSFSHSSDLILQQEVLTRQKAFDCDVWEKNSSQRAHLVQHQSIHTKENS; from the coding sequence ATGGAGAGACCAGAGAAGAGAACAAGCTGTTGATTCCTAAGCAGAAAATTTCGGAAGAAGTACATTCATACAAAGTGAGAGTAGGAAGACTCAAACACGATATTACCCAAGTTCCTGAGACTAGAGAAGTGTATAAGTCTGAGGACAGATTAGAAAGGCTTCAGGAAATTCTAAGGAAATTTCTGTACCTGGAGAGAGAGTTTAGGCAAATAACAATCAGCAAGGAAACCTTCACCAGTGAGAAGAACAATGAATGTAATGAACCCGAAAAAAGCTTCAGTCTGGACTCTACTATTGATGCAGATCAGAGAGTTCTTAGAATACAGAATACTGATGACAATGATAAGTATGACATGAGCTTCAACCAGAATTCAGCCTCTGGTAAACATGAACACTTAAATCTAACAGAGGATTTTCAGAGTAGTGAATGTAAGGAAAGCTTAATGGATCTCTCCCACCTTAATAAATGGGAGAGCATCCCTAACACTGAGAAATCCTATAAATGTGATGTATGTGGGAAAATTTTCCATCAGAGCTCAGCCCTTACTAGACATCAAAGAATCCATACTAGAGAGAAGccctacaaatgtaaagaatgtgaaAAGTCTTTCAGTCAGAGCTCAAGTCTTAGTCGACATAAAAGAATACACACTAGAgaaaaaccttacaaatgtgaagcATCTGATAAATCCTGTGAAGCATCTGATAAATCCTGTAGTCCAAGCTCAGGCATAATTCAGCACAAGAAAATTCACACCAGAGCCAAATCTTACAAATGTAGCAGTTGTGAAAGAGTCTTCAGTCGTAGTGTCCACCTTACTCAACATCAGAAAATTCACAAAGAGATGCCCTGTAAGTGTACTATATGTGGCAGTGACTTCTGCCATACTTCATACCTACTTGAACATCAGAGGGTCCATCATGAAGAGAAAGCCTATGAGTATGATGAATATGGGTTGGCCTATATTAAACAACAAGGAATTCATTTCAGAGAAAAGCCCTATACgtgtaatgaatgtggaaaagACTTCAGATTGAATTCACATCTTATTCAGCATCAAAGAATTCACACAGGAGAGAAAGCAcatgaatgtaatgaatgtggaaaagctttcagtcaAACCTCATGCCTTGTTCAGCATCACAGAATGCATAGAAAAGAGAAATCATATGAATGTAATGAGTATGAGGGCAGTTTCAGTCATAGCTCAGATCTTATCCTGCAACAAGAAGTCCTCACCAGACAGAAAGCCTTTGATTGTGATGTATGGGAAAAGAACTCCAGTCAGAGAGCACATCTGGTTCAACATCAGAGCATTCATACCAAAGAGAACTCATGA